A genome region from Mercenaria mercenaria strain notata chromosome 11, MADL_Memer_1, whole genome shotgun sequence includes the following:
- the LOC123532445 gene encoding sarcoplasmic calcium-binding protein-like codes for MASEYLTNKWKMWFKWLDINKDGKLDSKDMNAARERFVELNDFDAVKTKAAMDIFENWWKDFIFRGKVELSEEEFIESMNEGFKTDKDEFIERMRRCFQVAFNVVDINSEQNIDEEEFIVGFRTSGHENIELNKKFFEMYNPKKGLVSVHDLVESWVQFTTSEDMSKHDIVKAAFELGV; via the exons atGGCCAGCGAATACTTGACAAACAAATGGAAAATGTGGTTCAAGTGGCTCGATATAAATAAAGACGGAAAACTAGACTCCAAGGACATGAATGCAGCTAG GGAAAGATTCGTTGAGCTTAATGACTTTGATGCAGTGAAGACAAAAGCGGCGATGGATATCTTTGAGAATTGGTGGAAGGACTTCATTTTCCGTGGAAAAGTTGAACTATCAGAAGAAGAGTTCATCGAGTCTATGAACGAGGGATTCAAAACAGACAAAGATGAATTCATAGAAAGAATGCGCAGATGCTTCCAAGTCGCTTTTAATGTAGTCGACATCAACAGTGAGCAAAATATAGATGAAGAAGAATTTATTGTTGGTTTTAGAACATCTGGGCATGAAAATATAGAACTCAATAAAAAGTTTTTCGAGATGTACAATCCCAAGAAGGGTTTAGTTTCTGTGCATGATCTTGTGGAATCTTGGGTTCAGTTTACCACCTCGGAGGATATGTCAAAGCACGATATTGTGAAAGCGGCATTTGAATTAGGTGTTTGA